GGAGGACTACACCTGCGCGACTCCTGACGGTCGTGAGAAAACAAGGGAGGGAGCGCTCCGCCGCCTGGCCCGGGTGGCCTGCGAAGACAGTCAGCATCACGACCGGAGAGCTTCACGCGATGGCGGCCTATATCGCCGAGCACCAGATCCAACAGATCACAGAGGGGATGTTTCAGGTACTCTCCAGGATCGAGAACGGCCTCCACCTTCCTGTAGTGCCGGTGGGGATCGGCGCCTTCCTGGGGGAGGCCTGCGCAGGCGGCTGAACCTTTCGACGTGTGACCCTCCGGCATTGACTGAGAGCAGCTCCGTAGCATTGAGCCCAAGCGCGTCGGCTGCCTACCTCTTGGGGGAGACGCTCTCTCGTAGATAGGTGCTCAATGCGGGGTTGAGCCGCCGCGAAGCGGTCGGTGTCGTGCCCATGGTTCTCCGGGAGCGGAGTAGAGGGAAAGGGCACCGGCTCAGCCTTGCGCTCTCCCTGGACGATGCGAAGGGAGAGCGGATCGAGTTCAGCGGCGGCGTTTACGCCATCCGCCGGAGTGGTTTGTTGCGCACATCCTCTTTGTGTATCAAGCTCAAATGGTCGCTGTCCCAAGGTGAAACGATTAATTCCCGATAACTCAATATGCCATATGCTTTAAGTTCGGGAACAATTCTGCCTCTATCGGGGAATTGATTCAATGCGCTACATTTTGATTTTATTTTCTCGAAGATGGTAATAGCGGTATCAACATTATCTTGGGAGATATAGTCTATAATATTTTCTAAATCTTTACTCGCTGGCTGAGCCCACTCAACCCCGAATCTTTTCATGGTCTATTTATGTGTCTTCCTTTTCATTAACGTTTCATCAATGTGCTTAAAAAGGTCTCCCTGTTTTATGGTATCCCCTTTTTGGATGGCTTTCTCTCCATGCGCTAATATTCTCATCAAGTTTAGAGAATTGATTGTTTTTTCATAGGACTCCGCGTCCTGAATGACTGCACGTGGTTCACCATTCTGAGTAATTATCACTGGCCTATGAGTTTCGTTAATTTGGGATATTAAATCAGCAGACCGAGACTTCAAATAAGAAATGGGTTGAATGTCTTCTTTAATTTTCATTATGATGACCTCCAGTCCATTAATAGTACCAAATATGGCCTGAATCTTTAATCGTTGTCAATCTGCGTAAAACCCAATCGGGACCGGGGGGGCCTCACGGCCTTCCCCCTCCCACGCCACCGTATATACGGATCACGTATACGGCGGTTTGACAGATTCAGTCAGGATGGTATGCGCACCCCGGCCGGAGCGTCTTCTCCTAGCGCCTACGGTATAGAGACAGACACTATTTATTGAGATCCTTTCTTGG
Above is a genomic segment from Candidatus Methylomirabilis tolerans containing:
- a CDS encoding type II toxin-antitoxin system RelE/ParE family toxin, coding for MKRFGVEWAQPASKDLENIIDYISQDNVDTAITIFEKIKSKCSALNQFPDRGRIVPELKAYGILSYRELIVSPWDSDHLSLIHKEDVRNKPLRRMA
- a CDS encoding type II toxin-antitoxin system Phd/YefM family antitoxin, which translates into the protein MKIKEDIQPISYLKSRSADLISQINETHRPVIITQNGEPRAVIQDAESYEKTINSLNLMRILAHGEKAIQKGDTIKQGDLFKHIDETLMKRKTHK